TGCTAAATTACACTGGCTTTTAAGCTATTTGAGTGGTTATTGGTTTACTAAAAACTTTCTGTAGATGAAAAAACAATAACTATAGATTAATGGTTTTAATCGTTTTTATGTGAGTAGAAATATTATCGATTAATGACAGCAAAAACAACACATTTTCTCTAGTAGCTGCTTGTGTATAGCTTTCACCCAAGTATATCTACAACAAAAAACCTGTGAAGTAAACTTCACAGGTTCATTTTTTTATTTTAAAGTCTTATTAAAACTTTCCTACTTTAATTTTTAAGTTCAATTTATAAAACTTAGCCCAATCAGAAATTTGTTCTTTATGTAAAGGTATAATCTCTGTTAAAATATTTCTTTCTGTTGGCTCATATTTCTTTTGAAATTCAGTTGGTGCTTTATAGGTTGCTATATAAAGTTTATTAATCACCCCTTTAGAAGTTGTTTTATCAGGAAACTCTACCTCTACAATAGCTCCTTTATTTATTTTAGACAGATCTTTTAAGTTAAAATATGCTTTTATAAAAACTTTTTCTACATTATGTATTGTTAATACATTTTCTGTTTTGTAACAAGCTTCTTCGCTACTTTTTAAAATTTGCCCAACAACCCCTTTTATTGGTGATATATATGTATTTTGATAATCTTCATTACTTGTTGTTATTAATTGAGTATCTGGTTGAATTAACTTCTTTTCTGTTTGCAAAAAGTATAATTCGCTCTGTTCCATTTTTATTTGACTTTCAAGTAATATTTTTTGAGTCAGTAAATCATCTAACTTTGTTTTTGTATATACGTCTAGTAAAATAAGTTTTGTTATCTTTTTCTCTTGAATATTCAAAAACGAAAGCCTTTCTTTCAATCCTTTTAACCTTGCTTGCTTACTATTAATTTGTCTTTCTATTTCTAATAGGCTGTTATTTTGTTTTTCTTTTCTATCAAAGTTTTTCAATACTATAGATGCGTCACTATCAAAATCATTTTGAAAGTAATTAAACAACTTACTTCCTTTACTAACAGTATCTCCTTCATTAATATAAATTTCTTTGAGTCTTACATCGTTTGTAAAATTAACATCTACTTTTTCCATTAACATCTGT
The nucleotide sequence above comes from Tenacibaculum singaporense. Encoded proteins:
- a CDS encoding HlyD family secretion protein: MKAFNYKKGKAVIRTLKEPVIKKKKLSFDRALYFIIILGLAVWLTSFVYNKTLWLEGNGQMLMEKVDVNFTNDVRLKEIYINEGDTVSKGSKLFNYFQNDFDSDASIVLKNFDRKEKQNNSLLEIERQINSKQARLKGLKERLSFLNIQEKKITKLILLDVYTKTKLDDLLTQKILLESQIKMEQSELYFLQTEKKLIQPDTQLITTSNEDYQNTYISPIKGVVGQILKSSEEACYKTENVLTIHNVEKVFIKAYFNLKDLSKINKGAIVEVEFPDKTTSKGVINKLYIATYKAPTEFQKKYEPTERNILTEIIPLHKEQISDWAKFYKLNLKIKVGKF